One genomic segment of Paraburkholderia hospita includes these proteins:
- a CDS encoding amidohydrolase family protein, whose amino-acid sequence MSVFDEDKIDCHCHIFDPVRFPYRDDTAYRPAQQEIGTAAQFVHVMDAYGVRHALLVGPTSGYRTDNRCLLDALETYEERFRGIAVVDNDIGRGELVALRRAGVVGVAFNPAMEGVELVRDAGALFALLADLGMFAQIQVCGDQLVALAPWLAQQEAQLLIDHGGRPDIEAGVAQPGFQALLRLADSARASVKLSGWQKYSRDAYPYEDAWPYAHALLGAFGPQRCVWGSDWPFLRAPERLDYGPLLTLFEQIVPDAETRHQIQWETPRRLFGFDAQRS is encoded by the coding sequence ATGAGCGTATTCGACGAAGACAAGATCGACTGCCACTGCCATATCTTCGATCCCGTTCGTTTTCCGTACCGGGACGACACCGCGTATCGGCCTGCACAGCAGGAGATCGGCACGGCCGCGCAATTCGTTCACGTGATGGACGCATACGGCGTGCGGCATGCGCTGCTGGTCGGCCCGACGAGCGGCTACCGGACCGATAACCGTTGCCTGCTCGACGCATTGGAGACTTACGAAGAACGCTTCCGCGGTATCGCAGTGGTCGATAACGATATCGGCCGAGGCGAGCTTGTCGCGCTGCGTCGCGCGGGCGTGGTTGGCGTCGCATTCAATCCGGCGATGGAAGGCGTCGAACTCGTACGCGATGCAGGTGCGCTGTTTGCACTGCTGGCCGATCTCGGGATGTTTGCGCAGATTCAGGTGTGCGGCGATCAACTGGTCGCGCTCGCGCCGTGGCTCGCGCAGCAGGAAGCGCAACTCCTGATTGACCACGGTGGTCGGCCCGACATCGAAGCGGGCGTCGCTCAACCAGGCTTTCAGGCGCTGCTGCGGCTCGCGGATTCCGCGCGCGCGAGCGTCAAGCTGTCCGGCTGGCAAAAGTACTCGCGCGACGCGTATCCGTATGAGGACGCATGGCCCTACGCGCACGCGCTGCTTGGCGCCTTTGGCCCGCAACGCTGCGTGTGGGGTTCCGACTGGCCGTTCCTGCGCGCGCCGGAGCGGCTCGACTATGGGCCGCTGCTGACACTGTTCGAGCAGATCGTTCCCGACGCGGAAACCCGGCATCAGATTCAGTGGGAAACGCCGCGACGCCTGTTCGGTTTCGACGCTCAACGATCTTGA
- a CDS encoding SDR family oxidoreductase: MKIVIIGGTGLIGSKTAAILRQADHDVVAASPRSGVNTITGEGLKACLTGAQVVIDLSNSPSFEDKAVLEFFETSARNLRTAEAEAGVRHHVALSIVGTDRTPENGYFRAKVAQEKLVESSGVPYTIVRSTQFFEFLGGIADSGMQDNAVRLSPGMFQPIAADDVAAIVADVALAAPRNGIIDIAGPERAPFDEIIARYLKAVGDPREVVRDPEARYFGGLVGDLSLVPLGEARLGKIGFDEWFRRSQSKA, encoded by the coding sequence ATGAAGATCGTTATCATTGGCGGCACGGGCCTGATCGGCTCGAAGACGGCCGCTATCCTGCGTCAGGCTGATCACGATGTCGTCGCCGCTTCGCCCAGAAGCGGCGTCAACACCATCACGGGCGAAGGGCTCAAAGCGTGCCTGACGGGCGCGCAGGTGGTCATCGACCTGTCCAATTCGCCCTCGTTCGAAGACAAGGCGGTGCTGGAATTTTTCGAAACCTCCGCCCGCAACCTTCGCACGGCCGAGGCGGAGGCGGGCGTCCGGCACCATGTCGCGCTGTCCATCGTCGGAACCGATCGCACGCCCGAGAACGGCTACTTTCGCGCGAAGGTCGCGCAGGAGAAGCTGGTCGAGTCTTCCGGCGTTCCCTACACGATCGTCCGCTCGACCCAGTTCTTCGAATTCCTCGGCGGCATCGCCGATTCAGGCATGCAAGACAATGCGGTCCGGCTCTCACCTGGCATGTTCCAGCCCATCGCGGCCGATGACGTCGCCGCAATCGTCGCCGATGTTGCTCTTGCCGCGCCGCGCAACGGCATCATCGATATTGCCGGACCCGAACGCGCACCATTCGACGAAATCATCGCCCGCTATCTGAAAGCGGTCGGCGATCCGCGCGAAGTCGTGCGCGACCCGGAGGCCCGTTACTTCGGCGGCCTGGTCGGAGATCTTTCGCTCGTGCCGCTCGGCGAGGCGCGCCTTGGCAAGATCGGTTTCGACGAATGGTTTCGCCGCTCGCAGAGCAAAGCCTGA
- a CDS encoding DedA family protein, with protein MIVFFNVLASSLGLPFPSITTLMTIAASIALAQHDLSHTLLHFGALLGAAVAGGIIGDLAWFLVGRRYGKRTFRRVIELSPSTQGSITTVERYFARWGARVLVITRFMPGLSLVAVPLCGAMAIRTRSFLLHDCISISIWACVGLLLGAQLATHIDVLFSRVLDFGWQVAFVAFTPALFVSCRWFARRLPSVASKHVRRNERRLSSAHTSYEPHCLICDS; from the coding sequence TTGATCGTCTTCTTCAATGTACTCGCGTCGTCGCTCGGCCTGCCCTTTCCGTCCATCACGACGTTGATGACGATTGCGGCGAGCATCGCGCTCGCCCAGCACGACCTTTCGCATACCCTGCTGCACTTTGGCGCGCTGCTCGGCGCCGCCGTCGCCGGCGGCATCATTGGTGACCTGGCCTGGTTTCTTGTCGGCCGACGCTATGGAAAACGCACTTTCCGACGGGTGATCGAACTGTCACCGTCGACGCAAGGCAGTATCACGACGGTCGAGCGATACTTTGCTCGCTGGGGTGCGCGCGTGCTAGTCATCACCCGCTTCATGCCAGGTTTGTCGCTCGTTGCCGTGCCTCTTTGCGGGGCCATGGCGATAAGAACACGCTCGTTTCTGCTTCACGATTGCATCAGCATTAGCATATGGGCGTGCGTGGGTCTTCTCCTCGGCGCGCAGCTTGCGACACATATCGACGTGCTATTCAGCAGGGTTCTCGACTTTGGATGGCAAGTTGCGTTCGTTGCCTTCACGCCAGCACTCTTCGTCTCATGCCGGTGGTTCGCGCGCCGGCTCCCTTCAGTGGCCAGCAAGCATGTGCGTCGAAACGAACGCCGCTTATCGTCAGCTCACACATCATATGAACCGCATTGCCTGATTTGCGACTCGTAG
- a CDS encoding alpha/beta fold hydrolase produces the protein MSKNSNQKQNPARRNILIGSAAAAGGIAASLIPGTLQAAQPGASSGASKPHGQHSASYITTKDGTQLYYKDWGAGRPVVFCHGWPLSSDSWESQMMFVASHGYRAVAHDRRGHGRSSQPWNGNDMDTYADDLATVFETLGLQDAILVGFSTGGGEVARYLGRHGTKRVSKVVLVSAVPPLMLKTPANPGGLPIDVFDGLRAAQLANRSQFYKDVPAGPFYGFNRPGAKPSQGLIDSWWMQGMQGGHKNTYDSIAAFAQTDFTEDLKKIDVPTLIVHGDDDQIVPIDAAGRASAKLIRNSKLIVYPGAPHGLTDTHKDKFNADLLAFIQS, from the coding sequence ATGTCGAAAAACAGTAACCAGAAGCAGAATCCCGCGCGCAGAAACATTCTGATCGGAAGTGCCGCAGCCGCTGGCGGCATCGCGGCATCGCTGATTCCGGGCACGCTGCAGGCAGCGCAGCCGGGTGCGTCGTCGGGCGCGTCGAAGCCTCACGGTCAACATTCGGCGAGCTACATCACAACGAAAGACGGCACGCAGCTGTACTACAAGGATTGGGGCGCCGGCCGCCCCGTCGTGTTCTGTCATGGCTGGCCGCTCAGCTCCGATAGCTGGGAGTCGCAAATGATGTTCGTGGCGTCGCACGGTTATCGCGCCGTCGCGCACGATCGTCGCGGACATGGCCGTTCGAGCCAGCCCTGGAACGGCAACGACATGGACACCTATGCGGACGACCTCGCCACCGTGTTCGAGACGCTCGGTCTGCAGGATGCCATTCTGGTGGGCTTTTCTACGGGCGGCGGAGAAGTGGCACGCTATCTCGGCCGGCATGGCACGAAGCGTGTGTCCAAAGTCGTGCTCGTTTCCGCTGTGCCGCCGTTGATGCTGAAAACGCCTGCGAATCCTGGTGGATTGCCAATCGACGTATTCGATGGTCTGCGCGCAGCCCAACTGGCGAACCGCTCGCAGTTCTACAAGGACGTGCCGGCGGGTCCGTTCTACGGCTTCAATCGTCCGGGCGCCAAGCCGTCGCAGGGTCTGATCGATTCGTGGTGGATGCAGGGCATGCAAGGCGGCCACAAGAATACCTACGATTCGATCGCCGCGTTTGCGCAAACGGACTTTACCGAAGACCTGAAAAAGATCGACGTTCCCACGCTGATCGTCCATGGCGACGACGACCAGATCGTGCCCATCGACGCAGCAGGGCGTGCGTCCGCGAAGCTGATCCGGAACTCGAAGCTGATTGTCTATCCTGGCGCGCCGCACGGTTTGACGGACACGCACAAGGACAAATTCAACGCGGATCTTCTGGCGTTCATCCAGAGCTAA
- a CDS encoding aldo/keto reductase, protein MEHIVNRHGLDMPKLGLGTWPMVGEDCTRAVVQALELGYRHIDTAAGYQNEDAVGAALAASPVPREQIHVTSKVWWDQLEPQALRVSCERSLRDLRSEYVDLFLIHWPTGDMDLRRSIDALVALKERGLARAIGVANFPLPLLREAVETIGAPLAAIQVEYHVTLGQSKLLDFARQHEMALTAYSPLARNRVSEIPAIVDIARKHGVLPTQIALGWLLEQANVAAVPKAGGAVNQASNLASLDVRLDDEDRAVIAALPKGERLVSPAFAPQWDEVV, encoded by the coding sequence TTGGAACACATCGTCAACCGACACGGCCTCGACATGCCGAAGCTCGGCCTCGGCACCTGGCCGATGGTCGGCGAAGACTGCACGCGCGCCGTCGTTCAGGCTCTCGAACTCGGTTATCGGCATATCGACACGGCAGCGGGCTATCAGAACGAGGATGCCGTCGGCGCCGCGCTCGCTGCGTCGCCGGTGCCGCGCGAGCAGATCCACGTGACCAGCAAGGTCTGGTGGGATCAGCTCGAACCGCAGGCGCTGCGCGTGTCATGCGAGCGTTCGTTGCGTGATCTGCGCAGCGAGTACGTGGATCTGTTTCTGATTCACTGGCCCACGGGGGATATGGATCTGCGCCGTTCGATCGATGCCCTCGTCGCGCTGAAGGAGCGCGGGCTTGCGCGGGCGATCGGTGTCGCTAACTTCCCGTTGCCGCTGTTGCGTGAGGCGGTCGAGACGATCGGTGCGCCGCTCGCGGCGATCCAGGTCGAGTATCACGTGACGCTCGGGCAGTCGAAGCTGCTGGATTTCGCGCGGCAGCATGAGATGGCGCTGACGGCGTATAGTCCGCTTGCGCGCAATCGTGTGTCGGAGATTCCTGCAATCGTTGATATTGCGCGCAAGCATGGCGTGCTGCCGACGCAGATCGCGTTGGGGTGGCTGCTCGAGCAGGCGAATGTTGCTGCTGTGCCGAAGGCGGGCGGGGCGGTGAATCAGGCGTCGAACTTGGCGTCGCTTGATGTGCGACTTGACGATGAAGACCGCGCGGTCATTGCTGCGTTGCCGAAGGGTGAGCGACTCGTGAGTCCTGCGTTTGCGCCGCAGTGGGATGAGGTGGTGTGA
- a CDS encoding GNAT family N-acetyltransferase: protein MTDTLTLRHAETDADVMACFDVMHQLRPQLNSPEDFLARVALQRAQGYRLLGVWENGKAVALAGYRRIDNLIHGRFIYVDDLITDEAGRGHGHGERLLAELGTLGRADDCQRLVLDTALANALAQRFYFRCGLLARGLHFSMELA from the coding sequence ATGACTGACACACTGACCCTCCGACATGCCGAAACAGATGCCGATGTGATGGCCTGTTTCGACGTCATGCACCAACTGCGTCCCCAATTGAATTCGCCCGAGGACTTCCTCGCTCGTGTCGCGCTGCAACGCGCCCAGGGTTATCGCCTGCTAGGCGTTTGGGAAAACGGCAAGGCCGTCGCGCTGGCCGGCTACCGCCGCATCGACAACCTGATTCACGGCCGCTTCATCTACGTCGACGATCTGATCACGGACGAGGCGGGACGCGGCCATGGTCATGGCGAACGCCTGCTCGCCGAACTGGGCACGCTGGGCCGCGCGGACGACTGCCAGCGTCTCGTGCTCGATACGGCGCTCGCCAACGCGCTCGCGCAACGCTTCTATTTCCGCTGCGGCCTGCTTGCCCGCGGCCTTCACTTCAGCATGGAGCTGGCATGA
- a CDS encoding FMN-dependent NADH-azoreductase produces MNSLKVLLLDCSPRRDNSTSRHFTRHLLPAMAERLGRDIQITRRDLGTQPLPPITESHAESLVLPGDVAKERFGEALAVSDELIRELDQADMLWISTPVHNFTVPAVLKNWIDHVVRIDVTFAAGPNGKVGLLRDRPTFVAVTAGGAMFREPAYQPDFFRPYLSAVLGVIGLKDVTFMHAAGLVSTDEPLALVEAKAGQWLRDNPQRHASSESNASSIA; encoded by the coding sequence ATGAACAGCCTCAAGGTGTTGCTGCTCGATTGCAGCCCCCGGCGCGACAACTCAACGAGCCGGCACTTCACCCGTCATTTGCTGCCTGCCATGGCCGAGCGTCTGGGGCGGGACATTCAGATCACGCGGCGCGATCTTGGCACGCAACCGCTGCCGCCCATCACGGAATCGCACGCGGAATCGCTCGTGCTGCCCGGTGACGTTGCGAAAGAGCGGTTCGGCGAGGCGCTCGCTGTATCGGACGAACTGATTCGTGAACTGGATCAGGCGGACATGCTCTGGATCTCGACGCCCGTGCACAACTTCACGGTGCCTGCCGTGCTCAAGAACTGGATCGATCACGTGGTGCGTATCGACGTGACGTTTGCCGCGGGCCCGAACGGCAAGGTCGGCTTGTTGCGCGACCGTCCGACCTTCGTTGCCGTGACCGCCGGCGGCGCGATGTTCCGCGAGCCTGCCTATCAGCCGGACTTCTTTCGACCGTATCTGTCCGCCGTGCTGGGCGTGATCGGACTCAAGGATGTCACGTTCATGCATGCGGCTGGCCTCGTATCGACGGACGAGCCGCTTGCGCTCGTCGAGGCAAAGGCGGGGCAGTGGCTGCGCGACAACCCGCAGCGCCACGCGTCATCCGAATCCAACGCTTCTTCCATTGCTTAA
- a CDS encoding cupin domain-containing protein, protein MKRILCSLLIASLPFGSVLAQTPKEKSAKVTLVYQHELPNVPGKSIKGVLVEYGPGGYSAGHTHAKSAFIYATVLEGAIRSQVNDGPVTVYKAGQNFSELPGDRHGVSANASKTKPAKLLAVFVVDTNETELTTPFGN, encoded by the coding sequence ATGAAACGTATCCTCTGTTCGCTGCTCATCGCGAGCTTGCCATTCGGCAGCGTGCTTGCGCAGACGCCAAAAGAAAAGAGCGCCAAGGTGACGCTCGTCTATCAGCACGAACTGCCGAACGTTCCGGGCAAGAGCATCAAGGGCGTGCTGGTCGAGTATGGTCCGGGCGGCTATTCGGCCGGTCATACGCACGCGAAGTCCGCGTTCATCTATGCGACCGTGCTCGAGGGTGCGATCCGCAGTCAGGTCAATGACGGACCTGTGACGGTCTACAAGGCCGGGCAGAACTTTTCCGAACTGCCCGGCGACCGTCACGGCGTCAGTGCGAATGCGAGCAAGACGAAGCCGGCGAAGCTACTCGCCGTCTTCGTGGTGGATACGAACGAGACGGAACTGACGACGCCATTCGGGAATTGA
- a CDS encoding Ohr family peroxiredoxin, with translation MTTLRPPPLTLLDKYSGHEPQILYSTTVTVTGGGASHGRASGIARSDDGQLAVELRMPKALGGPGGGTNPEQLFAAGYAACFHGALSLLAARSAVRIHDASVDVTVDFGRDPIDGLFVLSAHTRVHLPGVDRAVAEELVRKTERFCPYTKMARQGIVNVVALVVAGETSES, from the coding sequence ATGACAACGCTACGCCCACCGCCATTGACGCTACTCGACAAGTACTCCGGACATGAGCCTCAGATCCTGTATTCGACCACGGTCACCGTCACGGGCGGCGGCGCGAGTCATGGACGCGCGTCGGGTATCGCACGCTCGGACGACGGGCAACTCGCCGTCGAACTACGCATGCCCAAAGCGCTCGGCGGACCCGGTGGAGGAACCAATCCGGAGCAGCTGTTCGCCGCGGGGTATGCAGCCTGTTTTCACGGCGCACTCAGTCTGTTGGCGGCCCGCTCTGCGGTTCGCATTCACGACGCGTCAGTCGATGTCACCGTCGACTTCGGCCGGGACCCGATCGATGGTCTGTTCGTGCTGAGCGCGCATACGCGCGTCCATTTGCCGGGCGTCGATCGCGCCGTCGCCGAAGAGCTGGTTCGCAAAACCGAGCGGTTTTGCCCGTACACGAAGATGGCAAGGCAAGGCATCGTGAATGTCGTCGCGCTCGTCGTGGCTGGCGAGACGAGCGAGTCGTGA
- a CDS encoding carboxymuconolactone decarboxylase family protein produces MNAPRLAWTTLSPVQFKSLYAVSQSLAESSLGSKLIELVQTRVSQINGCAYCLDMHARELRKGGESWQRLNVLSAWRETHFFTAKEQSALAWAESLTCLPDGHADREVEYQALREHFNDGEIVELTWAVAVINAWNRMAIGMHQPVDANPID; encoded by the coding sequence ATGAATGCACCTCGTCTCGCGTGGACCACGCTCTCACCCGTCCAGTTCAAGTCGCTGTATGCCGTCAGCCAGTCGCTGGCCGAGTCGTCGCTTGGCAGCAAGCTGATCGAACTCGTGCAGACGCGCGTGTCGCAAATCAACGGCTGTGCCTACTGTCTCGACATGCATGCGCGCGAACTGCGCAAGGGCGGCGAATCGTGGCAGCGTCTGAACGTGCTGTCGGCGTGGCGCGAGACCCACTTCTTTACCGCCAAAGAGCAGTCCGCGCTGGCGTGGGCCGAATCCTTGACATGCCTTCCTGATGGCCATGCGGACCGTGAAGTCGAATATCAGGCATTGCGCGAGCACTTTAACGACGGGGAAATCGTCGAATTGACGTGGGCTGTGGCCGTCATCAACGCGTGGAATCGTATGGCTATTGGCATGCATCAGCCTGTCGATGCAAACCCCATCGACTGA
- the pdxR gene encoding MocR-like pyridoxine biosynthesis transcription factor PdxR, producing the protein MTQPTARAKPGAPPIHEQIYARFRAMIEQGQLSPGQKVSSLRALATELGVARGTVQVAYDRLLGEGYLVARGPAGTFVSEHTAPAQPARAKQAAVVAPPLPAEGAPDNIIEVDGGSPAPFQMGLPALDEFPRKLWAGLMARQVRKAGSLTKPAPAGYMPLREALAAYLHRSRGIDADAGQVFIVPAYTASLALTVDALGLARESAWVEHPGYPPTAQTLKRLGLPVCDVSVDQHGINVAFGRAHFPNARLAVVTPSHQSPTGVALPLQRRVELLDWAGERDAWIVEDDYDGEYRYRGHPLPALKSMDSGGRVIYCGTLSKVLFPGLRLSYVVVAQSLVPQFELACRRTAHGGCPELLQAAVAEFISEGHFSRHIKRMRTLYARRRALLAEALAPYAAEGFVVHLQDGGMHLLVDVRDDLDDVVLASRARNAGFAVHALTTWRNGAPGRRGLLMGFTNVRDRDEAERLVAELIRSFELQAG; encoded by the coding sequence ATGACACAGCCAACGGCCCGGGCGAAACCCGGCGCTCCACCCATCCATGAGCAGATCTATGCGCGGTTTCGCGCGATGATCGAGCAGGGACAACTCAGCCCCGGCCAGAAGGTGTCGTCCCTGCGGGCGTTGGCGACTGAACTGGGCGTGGCTCGCGGCACCGTGCAGGTCGCCTACGACCGCCTGCTCGGAGAGGGCTACCTCGTTGCCCGTGGTCCGGCTGGGACATTCGTTTCGGAACACACGGCCCCGGCGCAACCCGCTCGCGCGAAGCAAGCGGCTGTCGTCGCACCCCCGCTGCCGGCAGAGGGCGCACCCGACAACATCATTGAAGTGGATGGCGGCAGTCCCGCACCGTTTCAGATGGGGCTGCCCGCGCTCGACGAATTCCCGAGGAAGCTCTGGGCGGGACTGATGGCGCGGCAGGTTCGCAAGGCGGGATCGCTCACCAAGCCTGCGCCCGCCGGTTACATGCCATTGCGCGAGGCGCTGGCGGCCTATCTGCACCGCTCGCGCGGCATCGACGCGGATGCGGGCCAGGTCTTCATCGTGCCCGCCTATACCGCGAGCCTCGCGTTGACCGTCGACGCACTCGGCCTTGCACGCGAAAGCGCCTGGGTCGAGCATCCGGGCTATCCGCCCACCGCGCAAACGCTGAAACGGCTCGGCCTGCCGGTCTGCGATGTATCCGTGGATCAACACGGCATCAACGTCGCCTTTGGACGCGCGCATTTCCCGAACGCGCGGCTTGCCGTCGTCACGCCGTCGCATCAGAGTCCGACGGGCGTCGCGTTGCCGTTACAGCGTCGCGTCGAACTTCTCGATTGGGCGGGCGAGCGTGACGCGTGGATCGTCGAGGATGACTACGACGGCGAGTACCGGTATCGCGGGCATCCATTGCCCGCGCTGAAAAGCATGGACTCGGGCGGCCGGGTGATCTATTGCGGCACGCTGAGCAAGGTGCTGTTTCCGGGGCTGCGGCTTTCATATGTGGTCGTCGCGCAAAGCCTCGTTCCGCAGTTCGAACTGGCGTGCAGGCGTACCGCGCATGGTGGTTGCCCCGAACTGCTGCAAGCGGCTGTCGCCGAGTTCATCAGTGAAGGCCACTTCTCCCGGCATATCAAGCGAATGCGAACGCTCTACGCCCGACGGCGCGCGCTGCTGGCCGAAGCGCTCGCGCCTTACGCTGCCGAAGGTTTCGTCGTTCATTTGCAGGACGGCGGCATGCATCTTCTCGTCGACGTACGCGACGATCTCGACGATGTCGTGCTGGCCAGTCGCGCCCGCAACGCGGGTTTCGCCGTGCATGCACTCACGACATGGCGCAACGGCGCGCCCGGACGGCGCGGCCTGTTGATGGGATTCACGAACGTTCGCGATCGCGACGAAGCTGAACGGCTGGTTGCGGAACTGATTCGCTCGTTCGAATTGCAGGCGGGTTAG
- a CDS encoding LysR family transcriptional regulator, with product MRFKLRQMEVFRAVMLTGSINAAAKMLYVSQPAVSKLVAHTETTLGLRLFERAKGRLIPTAEAQALYREVEQVYQSALRVDEFARALALGPASLLRVACSPSLAPGVVAPAIVELKRQLPGLSVDWHTTLMADLPLEVLSKTVDVAITSLPIEHEHLEAVPFMRGRMVCALPPGHPLAARERIALADLEHEPMILFRRDIPFGTIIVRACQQANVELTSVVDVTRADQALALVRGGLGLAIVDEFAAGDVDCIVRPLVEDLEMVSTFVYSKFSPPSRSATVLMQAVCRRADELGRLTR from the coding sequence ATGCGTTTCAAGCTGCGACAGATGGAAGTGTTCCGCGCGGTGATGCTGACGGGTTCGATCAACGCGGCCGCGAAGATGCTGTATGTCTCGCAGCCCGCCGTCAGCAAACTGGTCGCGCACACCGAGACGACGCTAGGACTTCGGCTCTTCGAGCGCGCAAAGGGCCGGCTCATTCCGACGGCCGAAGCGCAGGCGCTGTATCGCGAGGTCGAGCAGGTCTATCAATCGGCGCTGCGCGTCGACGAATTCGCGCGGGCGCTCGCGCTTGGCCCGGCCAGCCTGCTGCGCGTCGCGTGCAGTCCGTCGCTTGCACCCGGCGTGGTCGCGCCCGCCATCGTCGAACTGAAGCGGCAGTTGCCGGGGCTCAGTGTCGACTGGCATACCACGCTGATGGCCGACTTGCCGCTCGAAGTGCTGAGTAAAACCGTCGACGTCGCAATCACGTCGCTGCCAATCGAGCATGAGCATCTGGAAGCCGTGCCGTTCATGCGCGGTCGAATGGTGTGCGCGTTGCCGCCGGGCCACCCGCTCGCCGCCCGCGAACGGATCGCGCTCGCGGACCTGGAGCATGAGCCGATGATTCTTTTTCGGCGCGATATCCCGTTCGGCACGATCATCGTGCGCGCATGCCAGCAGGCCAATGTCGAACTGACATCCGTGGTCGACGTCACGCGCGCCGATCAGGCGCTCGCACTCGTGCGCGGCGGACTGGGACTGGCGATCGTCGACGAGTTCGCGGCGGGCGATGTCGACTGCATCGTGCGTCCGCTCGTCGAGGATCTTGAGATGGTATCGACGTTCGTCTATTCGAAGTTCTCCCCGCCGTCGCGCAGCGCGACCGTGCTGATGCAGGCCGTCTGCCGGCGCGCCGACGAACTCGGCAGACTAACCCGTTGA
- a CDS encoding DUF3331 domain-containing protein: MNRIDPWFQIVSGLHGRGRFAAQQNPASAGRGPRERCSPMITAMANASSIRRIEWQTTCTILVTWSDSTLGRFEDQTWRAGFARTSGICGLTGVPVRRGDPVFRPLQRAGVLPRNAFDMIRADTLGAPTSYRSNG; the protein is encoded by the coding sequence ATGAACAGAATCGATCCATGGTTCCAGATTGTCAGCGGGTTGCACGGTCGCGGCCGATTTGCCGCACAGCAAAATCCCGCGTCCGCAGGGCGCGGGCCGCGCGAACGCTGCAGTCCGATGATCACCGCGATGGCCAATGCTTCGTCGATCCGCCGCATCGAGTGGCAGACCACCTGCACGATTCTGGTTACGTGGAGCGATTCGACGCTGGGCAGGTTCGAAGATCAGACATGGCGCGCAGGCTTTGCGCGCACTTCAGGCATTTGCGGTCTGACGGGTGTCCCCGTTCGTCGCGGCGACCCGGTGTTCCGGCCGTTACAGCGAGCCGGCGTGCTGCCGAGAAACGCGTTCGACATGATTCGGGCTGACACGCTAGGGGCACCGACGAGCTATAGGTCGAATGGGTAG